A stretch of Caenibius tardaugens NBRC 16725 DNA encodes these proteins:
- a CDS encoding helix-turn-helix domain-containing protein: MVRGAFQEKSYDLAAALRNIFRSKGLKNADVAELLGVSEVTVKRWLYGRGLTLNRLMELCHLADVTLGEIAEKGEGESCDLNRALTLNQERELSRNTLLSFLFFMIMNGWPPRDLHNDFDIPMEVIEGQLVKLERLALIDRLPGERVRSRIDRRVAWTREPMRRHFEQHMKWQFMDMDFGSVDSIYTYETIKLSAEGLAKIEKLLHKFRMDVQDLSDFDRKNSLLPKNWHGVLLAVRPLDMDKFKRLGF, encoded by the coding sequence TTGGTTAGAGGAGCGTTTCAGGAAAAATCTTATGATTTGGCCGCGGCCCTAAGAAATATATTCAGATCTAAGGGATTGAAAAATGCAGATGTGGCTGAGTTGTTGGGCGTTAGTGAGGTCACCGTGAAGCGGTGGCTCTATGGGCGGGGCTTAACGCTCAATCGCTTGATGGAGCTATGTCATTTGGCTGATGTGACGCTTGGTGAAATTGCCGAAAAAGGAGAAGGTGAGTCATGCGATCTTAATCGTGCACTTACTTTAAATCAGGAGAGGGAATTATCGAGAAATACGCTTTTATCATTCTTATTTTTCATGATAATGAATGGATGGCCTCCTCGAGATCTTCACAATGATTTCGATATACCGATGGAAGTTATTGAAGGTCAACTTGTCAAACTGGAGCGACTCGCATTGATCGATCGATTGCCGGGAGAGCGTGTTCGAAGTCGAATCGATCGGCGAGTGGCGTGGACGAGAGAGCCTATGAGGAGGCATTTCGAACAGCATATGAAATGGCAATTTATGGACATGGACTTTGGGAGTGTTGATTCAATATACACTTATGAGACAATTAAATTGTCTGCCGAGGGACTGGCTAAAATTGAAAAATTGCTTCATAAGTTCAGAATGGACGTGCAAGATTTATCGGATTTTGATAGAAAAAATTCACTTCTTCCTAAAAATTGGCATGGAGTTTTGTTGGCTGTTAGGCCTCTGGATATGGATAAATTTAAGAGACTTGGATTTTAG